From the genome of Thermosynechococcus sp. NK55a:
GTCTTGGCTCCACAATTGGCACAGTAGACCAGTTCAGCAGCCTTTTCAAGAACCTTGGCTTCCGGCAGACCAAGCATTTGAGAGTTAGGCTTGCCGGGGGCAACCATCGGGTAGCAGTTTTCATCGCGGGTGACATGGGCATCCAGCAGCACTGGCCCATCGTAGGCCAAAACCTCTTGGACAATGGCATCCAAATGCTGGCGATCGCTCACCCGTAACCCCTTAACCCCATAGGCCTCCGCCAATTTCACAAAATCGGGCATCCCCTTGGCCATATTGGAATGGGAATAACGCTCCTCGTAAAAGGCCTGCTGCCATTGCCGCACCATTCCTTGCCAAAAGTTATTAATAATGACAGTCTTGACAGCAATACCGTACTGAGCCAGGGTGGCCAGCTCTTGGGAATTCATCTGGAAACTGGCATCGCCACTAATACAAATCACCTGTTGATCGGGCAAGGCCACTTTGACTCCCATAGCCGCAGGCATACCAAAACCCATTGTGCCCAAGCCAGCACTAGAGATCCAACGCCGAGGGCCATTTTTCAGGAATTGTGCTGCCCACATCTGGTGCTGACCCACATCAGTGGTGTAATAGGCATCGGGGGCGTGACGGCCAAAAGCCACAATTACCTCCTGCGGCGAGAGTTCACCACTGGGTTCGGGAACAATGAGGGGATAATCCTGTTTCCAGATATTGATACGCTCTAACCAGGCTTGGGTCTGAGGTTCAACAGCTTGACCACTGTCTTCAATGTGCTTGAGAAGCTGCTGGAGCACTGGTTTGACGCTGCCAACGATCGGCACATCAGGTACACGGTTTTTGCCCACCTCAGCAGGATCAATGTCAATGTGAATGACCTTAGCGCGGGAGGCAAATTCATCCAGCTTACCGGTCACGCGATCGTCAAAGCGTGCCCCCACAGCAATTAGCAGATCACATTCACTGACGGCAAAGTTGGCATAGGCGGTGCCATGCATCCCCAACATACCCACAGAGAGGGGATGGGACTCAGGAAAGGCCCCCTTCCCCATGAGTGTTGTGGTCACCGGAATCTCGAAGAGCTCGGCTAACTTGAGTACCTCCTCGTGAGCACCCGCTGTAATTGCCCCGCCCCCCACATAGAGCAAAGGTCGCTTGGCCTCACGAATCAATTGGACCGCTTGGGCAATTTGACGGGCATTGCCGCGAATCGTGGGGCGATAGCCCCGCAGCTTGACCTGCCCCGGCTCGACCGGCTCATACTCACAGACCTCTAACCCCACGTCCTTGGGAATATCCACAAGCACAGGCCCAGGCCGACCAGTGGTGGCAATGTAAATGGCCTCAGCAATGATCCGTGCCATGTCCTTGGCTGCACGCACTACGTACGAGTGCTTAACAATGGGCAGCGTAATGCCAAAAATATCTGTTTCCTGAAAAGCATCCGTGCCAATGGCAGAGCGAGGTACCTGACCCGTGATCACCAGTAGCGGAATTGAATCCATGTGGGCTGTGGCAATGCCTGTCACTAAGTTCGTCGCCCCTGGTCCCGAAGTAGCAAAACACACCCCCACTTGACCTGTGGCACGAGCGTAGCCGTCAGCGGCATGGGCTGCCCCCTGTTCGTGGCGCACCAGAATGTGCTGAATGATGCCCTTGGACTCAGCACGGTAAAGTTCATCATAGATGGGTAAAATGGCTCCACCGGGATATCCAAAAATATGCTTAACACCGTGACGGCATAGGGTATCAATCAGAATGTATGCTCCAGTTGCTTGCACAGGCCGACCTCGTCAGGCAGTGGTGGTAGATATTTTTAAATTCTAATTTTTCAATGAGGGTCTCGGCAAGAGCGCAACGGCTTGAAAGCATTGAATTCTTGGCCTTCAACTCCTCAATGCTTAACATATCTTTGCAATTAGTCCCTGCCTTTTTTGGCGGCAAGAACAGCGTTTATTTAAGTATTTAAGTTCACTTAGCTAGGCAAAATGCGCATTAAAGTTTGGCCATACTCAATTGGTTCAGCATTTTGCACCAGAATTTCCACCACTTGGCCATTGACTTCGGCTTCAATTTCGTTCATCAGCTTCATGGCTTCAATGATGCAAACCACTTGGCCTTTTTTGACTGTGTCACCCACTTCAACAAAGGGGGGTTCATCGGGAGCAGGGGCACGATAAAAGGTTCCGACCATTGGCGCCACAATATCTATGGTTTTGCGATTGGCAGGGGGTGGCGTTGGTTCCGGATCGGGGGTAACGGCTGGAGGGGGCGCAGGTGTGGGTGTGAGGGTTGATGCCGGAGCTGGAGCCACAACCACAGGGGTGCTGCCACTGATCTGCTCACGCTTGCGGAGTTGAAGTTCTAGTTCGCCACTCTTGAGGTTGAGTTCGGTGACACTGGTTTGGTCAAACATTAGTAGCAGTTCGCGTACTTGGTTGAGGTCAAGCTCCACACCCATTACTCCTATTCGCGGCCAAGATACGTATCTGAGCGAGTGTCAATGCGAATCCGTTCGCCTACGGAGATAAATAACGGTACCATGACTTGGGCACCGGTTTCGACAATGGCGGGTTTTGATCCACCGGTGGCGGTATCTCCTTTAACTCCCGGATCGGTTTGCACCACTTCTAAAACAACGGAGTTGGGTAGCTCCACCTCAAGGACTTGCTCACCCCATTTGACGATATTGACCTCCATGCCTTCCTTGAGATACTTGGCGCGATCGCCCACTTGTGCAGGGGTGAGGCGAGCTTCCTCATAGCTTTCCATGTCCATAAAGACATAGTCTTCGCCATCTTTGTAAGTATGCTGCATGGTGCGTTTTTCAAGGGTGGCTTGGGGAACAGTCTCGCCGGCGCGGAAGGTGCGCTCAATCACGTTGCCCGTTTGCACATTCTTTAACTTTGTCCGCACAAAGGCAGAACCCTTACCGGGTTTGACGTGCAAAAATTCGACGACTCGCCAGACAGCACCATCTAGCTCAATACTTACACCGGGGCGAAAATCATTACTGGAAATCATGTCCTACCGTGCAGTTCACCAAGCTATTATTGTATCCCTGAGCGCTGCCGTTCCTAACCCTGTTGAGCAGATTTCCCTAGAGCAGGATCCATTGGCACCCCTTGGAATTCCCAAAGGGCGATCGCTCCTGTCAATGCTACACTGAAAATCAATGTGAATGATACGCCAAGGACAGTAACAATGGCTGCAACCCTTGAATTGAGTCAAGAAAACGTCGAAAAAGTCCTTGATGAACTCCGCCCCTATTTGATGGCCGATGGCGGCAATGTCGAGCTGGTGGAAATTGAGGGGCCTGTGGTACGGCTGCGGTTGCAGGGTGCCTGTGGTTCCTGCCCCAGCTCAACCATGACGCTGCGCATGGGCATTGAGCGCAAGTTGAAGGAATCCATTCCAGAGATTGCTGAAGTCCAGCAGGTTCCCTAAGTTACTGGCTGCTGGGGAGAGATAGAAAATGGCGATCGCCATCGAGTTAACCCCAGAGCAGATTGATCGTCTGGACTTATCTCCCCTACAACAAGTACTTAACCCCCTGACTGCAGAGCAGCTTCTGGATTACCACCAAGCACTGCGTTTTACGATTGATTATCCGCGGCCAGTGGATGAGCCTGATCTGGAACTTTCGGAATTGGCGCCCGTGCGCCTTTGGTTCATTCGTGCCGATGTATCCTACCCGTGGCTGCCCTACTTACTGGATTGGTCAGCGGGTGAACTGGTGCGTTATGGGGCGATGCTGGTGCCCCACGAATTTCATCCGCAGCAGGGGATTATCTTCAACCCGCAAGCCCTTGATATTTTTGTGATGACCAAGGTGTTTACCCTTTGGCAATGGCTACGGGGCCAGGGCTATCCTGCCATTGAAAAAATTAAAGGCATGGCGGCGATGTTTGGCTATGAGCTGGATAGTGAGCTCTTTACGCTGCTCCAATAAGTCATGGGAAAAACGGTCACAGCCCTAGGCGTTGATTTTGGGACCTCGGGGGCACGGGCGATCGCCATCGATCCTGAGGGCAATGTTCTGGCTACTGCCCGTCGGCCGCTACACCAACCCGATCAACCCCAAGAATGGGCAGCAACATTGTGGGCGTTGATTTTAGATATTCCAAGCGCTATCCGTCAGCAAATTCAGCGGATTGCAATTGATGGAACCTCGAGCACTGTTTTCCTCTGTGATGCTCAGGGGCAGCCCTCCTCGCCCGTCCTTTTGTACAACGACGATCGCGCCCAAGATTATCTTCAAAGGTTGCGGCAGATTTTAGCCACAGATCACCTTGTCCTTAGTGCCACCAGTAGTCTGGTCAAGCTGTTGTGGCTCCAGACCCACTATGCCACTGCCAATGCCTTTTTCCTACACCAAGCTGACTGGCTAGCCTTCTTACTTCACGGTCAACTGGGGATTTCCGACTGGCACAATGCCCTGAAGTTGGGCTATGACCCCGCAAAGGAAGCCTACCCCGATTGGTTCAGCCACCCCATACTTGCACCCTTGCAGTCCCTGCTGCCTAAGGTCGTTCCTCCGGGGACCGTTCTGGGAAAGGTCACAGCCACTGATCTAGGCTTCTCTCCAGAGTGTCAGGTGTGTGCGGGTACTACCGATAGCATTGCCGCGTTCTTGGCTAGTGGTGCCTCTGAGGTGGGTGAAGCCGTGACCTCCTTGGGCTCAACCCTTGTGCTGAAGCTTTTGAGTGCCTCTAGGGTAGAGGATTTGACAGCAGGCATCTATAGTCATCGCTTGGGCGATCGCTGGCTCGTGGGGGGCGCCTCCAACTGCGGTGCAGCGATTTTAGCCCAGTTTTTTAGCCCAGAGGAACTCGAACACCTCAGTGTCCAAATAGATGTCAGTCAACCCACGGGTTTGGACTACTATCCCCTACTCAAGCGGGGTGAGCGCTTTCCCATCAATGATCCTCACCTAGCGCCTCGCCTAGAACCACGCCCCGATGACCCGCGCCTCTTTTTGCAGGGCCTCCTTGAAAGTCTCAGTCGCATTGAGGCCCAAGGCTATGCCCAATTGCAGCGTTTGGGTGCCTCACCTCTGAAACAGGTCTGGACAGCGGGAGGGGGTGCCCGTAATCCAGCATGGTTAGCGCTGCGCCAGCAATACCTAGGGGTTCCGGTGGCCATTTCACCCCACACTGAGGCCGCCTATGGAACAGCGCGTCTTGCTCAACTCGGGTACAACTGCTCCTGAATTTCTAACTTCAGCCGATTGAGGATATGGCGCTGATCCAGTTGACTGAGGATTTGCTGAACAACCGTTTTTGGCCCTGCCGCCCCCCAGCCTGCGCCGTTGGCAAAATAGGTTTTGGCCACCTGTCCCATCGTATAGGAGGAAAAGCCAGCTATCCCCGCCTGGGTCATAGCCACCGATAGATAAGGGCCAAGGGAAAGGCCACCGCTCATTGGCGTAGCCAATCCCAACAGTCCCTTGAGGGAACTCAGTCCCAAATTAACGGCAAATTCCCCTAAGCTAATGCTGCCCATGGCAAGGGCAATCGTTTGGAGCAGTTCCTTGGCCCCTGCTTCTGTGAGTTCAATGTCGTAGAGGCGCGAGAGCAGTTGAATCGTCGTCAAGTCAATGACCGCACTGCTGACCATATCGAGAACGGTGACCGGGTTGAGGGCGATCGCCAGCGCCTTAGCAACAGCCCCTTTCCAAATCAGGTGGTTGGCCTCCTGATCCCGCAGTTCCAGCTTGTAGCGGGCCAATTCCTCACTCA
Proteins encoded in this window:
- the ilvB gene encoding biosynthetic-type acetolactate synthase large subunit, yielding MQATGAYILIDTLCRHGVKHIFGYPGGAILPIYDELYRAESKGIIQHILVRHEQGAAHAADGYARATGQVGVCFATSGPGATNLVTGIATAHMDSIPLLVITGQVPRSAIGTDAFQETDIFGITLPIVKHSYVVRAAKDMARIIAEAIYIATTGRPGPVLVDIPKDVGLEVCEYEPVEPGQVKLRGYRPTIRGNARQIAQAVQLIREAKRPLLYVGGGAITAGAHEEVLKLAELFEIPVTTTLMGKGAFPESHPLSVGMLGMHGTAYANFAVSECDLLIAVGARFDDRVTGKLDEFASRAKVIHIDIDPAEVGKNRVPDVPIVGSVKPVLQQLLKHIEDSGQAVEPQTQAWLERINIWKQDYPLIVPEPSGELSPQEVIVAFGRHAPDAYYTTDVGQHQMWAAQFLKNGPRRWISSAGLGTMGFGMPAAMGVKVALPDQQVICISGDASFQMNSQELATLAQYGIAVKTVIINNFWQGMVRQWQQAFYEERYSHSNMAKGMPDFVKLAEAYGVKGLRVSDRQHLDAIVQEVLAYDGPVLLDAHVTRDENCYPMVAPGKPNSQMLGLPEAKVLEKAAELVYCANCGAKTISTHRFCPECGSKL
- the accB gene encoding acetyl-CoA carboxylase biotin carboxyl carrier protein, with product MELDLNQVRELLLMFDQTSVTELNLKSGELELQLRKREQISGSTPVVVAPAPASTLTPTPAPPPAVTPDPEPTPPPANRKTIDIVAPMVGTFYRAPAPDEPPFVEVGDTVKKGQVVCIIEAMKLMNEIEAEVNGQVVEILVQNAEPIEYGQTLMRILPS
- the efp gene encoding elongation factor P yields the protein MISSNDFRPGVSIELDGAVWRVVEFLHVKPGKGSAFVRTKLKNVQTGNVIERTFRAGETVPQATLEKRTMQHTYKDGEDYVFMDMESYEEARLTPAQVGDRAKYLKEGMEVNIVKWGEQVLEVELPNSVVLEVVQTDPGVKGDTATGGSKPAIVETGAQVMVPLFISVGERIRIDTRSDTYLGRE
- a CDS encoding NifU family protein, whose translation is MAATLELSQENVEKVLDELRPYLMADGGNVELVEIEGPVVRLRLQGACGSCPSSTMTLRMGIERKLKESIPEIAEVQQVP
- a CDS encoding CRR6 family NdhI maturation factor, encoding MAIAIELTPEQIDRLDLSPLQQVLNPLTAEQLLDYHQALRFTIDYPRPVDEPDLELSELAPVRLWFIRADVSYPWLPYLLDWSAGELVRYGAMLVPHEFHPQQGIIFNPQALDIFVMTKVFTLWQWLRGQGYPAIEKIKGMAAMFGYELDSELFTLLQ
- a CDS encoding FGGY-family carbohydrate kinase produces the protein MGKTVTALGVDFGTSGARAIAIDPEGNVLATARRPLHQPDQPQEWAATLWALILDIPSAIRQQIQRIAIDGTSSTVFLCDAQGQPSSPVLLYNDDRAQDYLQRLRQILATDHLVLSATSSLVKLLWLQTHYATANAFFLHQADWLAFLLHGQLGISDWHNALKLGYDPAKEAYPDWFSHPILAPLQSLLPKVVPPGTVLGKVTATDLGFSPECQVCAGTTDSIAAFLASGASEVGEAVTSLGSTLVLKLLSASRVEDLTAGIYSHRLGDRWLVGGASNCGAAILAQFFSPEELEHLSVQIDVSQPTGLDYYPLLKRGERFPINDPHLAPRLEPRPDDPRLFLQGLLESLSRIEAQGYAQLQRLGASPLKQVWTAGGGARNPAWLALRQQYLGVPVAISPHTEAAYGTARLAQLGYNCS